In Rhizobium sp. ARZ01, a genomic segment contains:
- a CDS encoding NADH-quinone oxidoreductase subunit J → MGLQALFFYLFAFVAVASAFMVIAAKNPVYSVLFLIVTFFNAAGLFLLTGAEFLAMILLVVYVGAVAVLFLFVVMMLDVDFAALRSGVIEHAPVGALVGLVLAVELIIVVGGSTLSPEIASNSAMPIPPVAERTNTAALGDVLYTNYVYFFQIAGLVLLVAMIGAIVLTLRQREGIKRQDVSRQVARSPETAVEVVKVKPGQGI, encoded by the coding sequence ATGGGTCTGCAGGCTCTCTTTTTCTATCTCTTCGCCTTCGTGGCGGTGGCGTCCGCGTTCATGGTGATCGCGGCGAAGAACCCGGTCTATTCCGTGCTCTTCCTCATCGTCACCTTCTTCAATGCGGCGGGGCTCTTCCTGCTGACCGGCGCCGAGTTCCTGGCGATGATCCTGCTTGTGGTCTATGTCGGCGCGGTCGCGGTCCTCTTCCTCTTCGTCGTGATGATGCTGGATGTCGATTTCGCAGCTCTCCGGTCGGGCGTGATCGAACACGCCCCGGTTGGCGCTCTTGTCGGCCTGGTGCTGGCGGTGGAACTGATCATCGTCGTTGGCGGCTCGACACTTTCGCCCGAGATCGCGAGCAACTCGGCGATGCCGATCCCGCCCGTTGCCGAACGGACGAACACGGCTGCGTTGGGTGACGTGCTCTACACGAACTACGTCTATTTCTTCCAGATCGCCGGCCTTGTGCTTCTGGTCGCAATGATCGGCGCGATCGTGCTGACGCTGCGTCAGCGTGAAGGTATCAAGCGCCAGGACGTTTCCAGGCAGGTTGCCCGCTCGCCCGAAACCGCCGTCGAGGTGGTCAAGGTCAAGCCGGGCCAGGGTATTTGA
- a CDS encoding NADH-quinone oxidoreductase subunit D produces MTEHNVRNFNINFGPQHPAAHGVLRLVLELDGEVVERVDPHIGLLHRGTEKLIETKTYLQAVPYFDRLDYVAPMNQEHAFALAVERLLGVEVPIRGQLIRVLYSEIGRILSHLLNVTTQAMDVGALTPPLWGFEEREKLMVFYERACGSRMHAAYVRPGGVHQDLPDQLIEDIGKWIDPFLKTVDDIDELLTGNRIFKQRNVDIGVVKLEDCWAWGFSGVMVRGSGAAWDLRRSQPYECYSDLDFDIPIGKNGDCYDRYVIRMIEMRQSARIMRQCVDRLLGDARVGPVSSLDGKIVPPKRGQMKRSMEALIHHFKLYTEGYHVPEGEVYAAVEAPKGEFGVYLVADGSNKPYRCKIRAPGYAHLQAMDFICRGHMLADVSAILGSLDIVFGEVDR; encoded by the coding sequence ATGACGGAACACAACGTCCGCAACTTTAACATTAACTTCGGTCCGCAACACCCTGCGGCGCACGGAGTTTTGCGTCTCGTGCTCGAACTGGACGGCGAGGTCGTCGAGCGCGTCGATCCGCATATCGGCCTTCTGCATCGCGGTACCGAGAAGCTGATCGAGACGAAGACCTACCTGCAGGCTGTTCCCTATTTCGACCGCCTCGACTACGTGGCGCCGATGAACCAGGAGCACGCGTTCGCGCTTGCGGTCGAACGGCTGCTGGGCGTGGAAGTTCCGATTCGCGGTCAGTTGATCCGCGTGCTCTATTCGGAGATCGGCCGCATCCTGTCGCATCTTCTCAACGTCACCACGCAGGCCATGGACGTTGGCGCGCTGACGCCGCCGCTCTGGGGCTTCGAGGAGCGCGAGAAGCTGATGGTGTTCTATGAGCGGGCTTGCGGCTCACGAATGCACGCGGCGTATGTCCGTCCGGGCGGCGTGCACCAGGATCTGCCCGACCAATTGATCGAGGACATCGGCAAGTGGATCGACCCGTTCCTGAAGACGGTTGACGACATCGACGAATTGCTCACCGGTAACCGCATCTTCAAGCAGCGCAACGTCGATATCGGCGTGGTCAAGCTTGAGGACTGCTGGGCCTGGGGCTTTTCGGGCGTGATGGTGCGCGGCTCCGGGGCCGCCTGGGATCTGCGCCGCTCGCAGCCGTACGAATGCTACTCGGACCTCGATTTCGACATCCCGATCGGCAAGAACGGCGACTGCTACGACCGGTACGTGATCCGCATGATCGAGATGCGCCAGTCGGCGAGGATCATGCGCCAGTGCGTCGACCGCCTTTTGGGTGATGCCAGGGTCGGCCCGGTCTCCTCGCTCGACGGCAAGATCGTGCCGCCCAAGCGTGGTCAGATGAAGCGGTCGATGGAAGCTCTGATCCATCACTTCAAGCTTTATACCGAAGGCTATCACGTGCCTGAGGGCGAAGTTTACGCGGCAGTCGAAGCGCCGAAGGGCGAGTTCGGTGTCTATCTCGTCGCCGACGGCTCCAACAAACCTTATCGCTGCAAGATCCGTGCTCCGGGTTATGCCCACCTGCAGGCAATGGATTTCATCTGCCGGGGCCATATGCTTGCGGACGTCTCTGCGATCCTGGGTTCCCTCGACATCGTTTTTGGAGAGGTGGACCGCTGA
- the nuoE gene encoding NADH-quinone oxidoreductase subunit NuoE — protein sequence MSVRRLADEAVQPASFAFSKENAAWAKATIKKYPKGREQSAVIPLLMRAQEQDGWVTKVAIEAIADMLGMAYIRVLEVATFYTQFQLKPVGTRAHVQVCGTTPCMLRGAEDLIKVCKHKINPEPFETNAGGTLSWEEVECQGACVNAPMVMIFKDAYEDLTPARLEEIINQFEAGRGAEVKPGPQIDRIFSAPEGGPTSLDEAQPAAKKPTAAAAAKAFEPGKPSLEDKNRPAGIDRPETPDDLKLISGVGPKIEGTLHELGIFTYAQVAGWKKAEREWVDGYLNFKGRIERDDWVKQAKALAKGGEAEYVKVFGKKPR from the coding sequence ATGTCTGTTCGTCGATTGGCCGATGAGGCCGTCCAGCCCGCAAGCTTCGCCTTCTCCAAGGAGAATGCTGCCTGGGCAAAGGCAACGATCAAGAAATATCCCAAGGGCCGCGAGCAGTCGGCCGTGATCCCGCTTTTGATGCGGGCGCAGGAGCAGGACGGTTGGGTCACGAAGGTTGCGATCGAAGCGATCGCCGACATGCTTGGCATGGCCTATATCCGCGTTCTGGAGGTTGCGACGTTCTATACGCAGTTCCAGCTGAAGCCGGTTGGGACACGCGCCCATGTGCAGGTCTGCGGAACGACGCCATGCATGCTGCGTGGCGCCGAGGACCTGATCAAGGTCTGCAAGCACAAGATCAACCCGGAACCGTTCGAGACCAACGCCGGCGGCACGCTGTCGTGGGAAGAGGTCGAGTGCCAGGGCGCCTGCGTGAACGCACCGATGGTCATGATCTTCAAGGACGCCTATGAGGACCTGACTCCTGCTCGGCTTGAAGAGATCATCAATCAGTTCGAGGCCGGTCGTGGCGCCGAGGTCAAGCCGGGCCCGCAGATCGATCGAATTTTTTCCGCGCCCGAAGGTGGTCCGACCTCGCTGGACGAAGCGCAGCCCGCAGCAAAGAAGCCGACTGCCGCGGCAGCCGCAAAGGCGTTCGAGCCGGGAAAGCCTTCGCTCGAGGACAAGAACCGTCCGGCAGGCATTGACCGGCCGGAAACGCCGGATGACCTGAAGCTGATCTCTGGCGTCGGGCCGAAGATCGAGGGCACCCTGCACGAACTCGGCATCTTCACCTACGCGCAGGTTGCCGGCTGGAAGAAGGCCGAGCGTGAGTGGGTCGACGGATATCTCAATTTCAAGGGCCGCATCGAGCGCGACGACTGGGTCAAACAGGCCAAGGCGCTCGCCAAGGGCGGCGAAGCCGAATACGTCAAGGTCTTCGGCAAGAAGCCGCGGTAA
- the nuoF gene encoding NADH-quinone oxidoreductase subunit NuoF encodes MLKDQDRIFTNIYGLKDKSLKGAMARGHWDGTKQLLEKGRDWIINEVKASGLRGRGGAGFPTGLKWSFMPKESDGRPHYLVVNADESEPGTCKDRDIMRHDPHTLIEGCVVASFAMGAHTAFIYVRGEFMREREALQAAIDECYDAGLLGKNNKLGYDIDVFVHHGAGAYICGEETALLESLEGKKGQPRLKPPFPANMGLYGCPTTVNNVESIAVTPTILRRGATWYTSFGRPNNHGTKLYSVSGHVNRPCTVEDAMSIPFHELIEKHCGGIRGGWDNLLAVIPGGSSVPCVPGAQMKDAIMDYDGLRELGSGLGTAAVIVMDKSTDIVKAIWRLAVFYKHESCGQCTPCREGTGWMMRVMERMVKGNAQKREIDMLFDVSKQIEGHTICALGDAAAWPIQGLIKHFRPEMEKRIDQYTHNAMAHGAVLEAAE; translated from the coding sequence ATGCTTAAGGATCAGGATCGCATCTTCACCAACATCTACGGCCTGAAGGACAAGTCTCTGAAGGGCGCGATGGCGCGTGGCCATTGGGACGGCACCAAGCAGTTACTGGAAAAAGGCCGTGACTGGATCATCAACGAGGTGAAGGCATCGGGCCTGCGCGGTCGTGGCGGTGCAGGCTTCCCGACCGGCCTGAAGTGGTCCTTCATGCCGAAGGAAAGCGACGGACGTCCGCATTACCTGGTCGTCAACGCCGACGAATCCGAACCCGGTACCTGCAAGGACCGCGACATCATGCGCCACGATCCGCACACGCTGATCGAAGGCTGCGTCGTCGCCTCCTTCGCGATGGGTGCGCATACCGCCTTCATCTATGTGCGTGGCGAGTTCATGCGTGAGCGCGAGGCGCTGCAGGCGGCCATCGACGAGTGCTACGACGCCGGTCTGCTCGGCAAGAACAACAAGCTCGGCTACGACATCGATGTATTCGTCCATCACGGCGCCGGTGCCTACATCTGCGGCGAAGAGACCGCGCTCCTTGAAAGCCTTGAGGGCAAGAAGGGCCAGCCGCGCCTGAAGCCGCCGTTCCCGGCCAATATGGGCCTCTACGGTTGCCCGACGACGGTGAACAACGTCGAATCGATCGCTGTCACGCCGACCATTCTGCGCCGTGGCGCCACGTGGTACACGAGCTTCGGCCGGCCGAACAACCACGGCACCAAGCTCTATTCCGTGTCCGGTCATGTCAATCGGCCCTGCACGGTCGAGGACGCGATGTCGATCCCGTTCCACGAACTGATCGAGAAGCACTGCGGTGGCATCCGCGGCGGTTGGGACAACCTGCTGGCCGTTATTCCCGGTGGCTCTTCCGTGCCCTGCGTGCCCGGCGCGCAGATGAAGGACGCCATCATGGATTATGATGGCCTGCGCGAACTCGGTTCGGGCCTTGGCACCGCGGCGGTCATCGTCATGGACAAGTCGACCGACATCGTGAAGGCCATCTGGCGCCTTGCTGTTTTCTACAAGCATGAAAGCTGCGGCCAGTGCACGCCATGCCGTGAAGGCACCGGCTGGATGATGCGGGTGATGGAGCGGATGGTGAAGGGCAACGCGCAGAAGCGCGAAATCGACATGCTCTTCGACGTGTCGAAGCAGATCGAAGGTCACACGATCTGCGCGCTCGGCGATGCGGCCGCCTGGCCGATCCAGGGCCTGATCAAGCATTTCCGTCCGGAAATGGAAAAGCGTATCGACCAGTATACCCACAACGCCATGGCACACGGGGCTGTGCTCGAGGCAGCGGAGTAA
- a CDS encoding NADH-quinone oxidoreductase subunit C — translation MSEALQELASYLGEVRGKLISDTKLAYGELTLTTTRENVIALLTFLRDDVQCGFVNLIDVCGVDWPAREERFDVVYHLLSPRQNFRVRVKVATGEDVPVPSACGVYPGADWFEREAYDMYGILFTGHPDLRRILTDYGFEGYPLRKDFPTTGFVEVRYDDEMKRVVYEPVQLRQEFRNFDFLSPWEGTDYVLPGDEKAKTN, via the coding sequence ATGAGCGAAGCCCTTCAGGAACTTGCTTCCTATCTCGGCGAGGTGCGCGGAAAGCTGATTTCCGACACCAAGCTTGCCTATGGCGAGCTGACGCTGACGACGACCCGCGAAAATGTCATCGCGCTTCTGACGTTCCTGCGTGACGACGTGCAGTGCGGTTTTGTCAATCTGATTGACGTTTGCGGTGTTGACTGGCCGGCGCGCGAAGAGCGCTTCGATGTGGTCTATCACCTGCTTTCGCCACGGCAGAATTTTCGCGTGCGGGTAAAGGTCGCGACCGGTGAGGACGTGCCCGTTCCCTCGGCTTGCGGCGTCTATCCGGGAGCCGACTGGTTCGAGCGTGAAGCCTACGATATGTACGGCATTCTGTTCACGGGGCATCCGGACCTTCGCCGCATCCTGACGGACTACGGTTTCGAGGGCTATCCGCTGCGCAAGGACTTCCCGACCACGGGGTTCGTCGAAGTGCGTTATGACGACGAAATGAAGCGCGTCGTCTACGAACCCGTGCAGCTTCGGCAGGAATTCCGCAACTTCGACTTCTTGTCGCCATGGGAAGGCACGGACTACGTGCTTCCGGGCGATGAGAAAGCGAAGACGAATTGA
- the nuoI gene encoding NADH-quinone oxidoreductase subunit NuoI, producing MASLSQAVNSLFLKEFVGAFFLSMRYFFRPKATLNYPFEKGPVSPRFRGEHALRRYPNGEERCIACKLCEAICPAQAITIEAGPRRNDGTRRTVRYDIDMVKCIYCGFCQEACPVDAIVEGPNFEFATETREELYYDKQKLLDNGDRWEREIARNIAMDSPYR from the coding sequence ATGGCTAGTCTTTCGCAAGCCGTGAACTCGCTGTTCCTCAAGGAGTTTGTCGGCGCGTTCTTCCTGTCCATGCGTTACTTCTTCCGCCCGAAGGCGACGTTGAACTATCCCTTCGAGAAGGGGCCGGTCTCGCCGCGCTTCCGCGGTGAGCATGCGCTGCGCCGCTATCCGAATGGCGAGGAACGCTGCATCGCCTGCAAGCTGTGCGAGGCGATCTGTCCGGCACAGGCGATCACCATCGAAGCCGGTCCGCGCCGCAACGACGGCACACGCCGGACCGTGCGCTACGACATCGACATGGTGAAGTGCATCTATTGCGGCTTCTGCCAGGAAGCATGCCCGGTCGATGCCATCGTCGAGGGACCGAACTTCGAGTTCGCCACGGAGACGCGCGAAGAGCTCTACTACGACAAGCAGAAGCTGCTCGATAACGGCGATCGCTGGGAGCGGGAAATCGCCCGCAACATTGCAATGGATTCTCCCTACCGTTAA
- the nuoH gene encoding NADH-quinone oxidoreductase subunit NuoH, translated as MDAFISSYVWPAVIMVAQSLLLLVALLLFVAYILLADRKIWAAVQMRRGPNVVGPWGLFQSFADLLKFVFKEPVIPASANKAIFLLAPLVSVTLALATWAVVPLNENWVIANINVGILYIFAISSLEVYGIIMGGWASNSKYAFLGALRSAAQMISYEVSIGFVIVTVLLCVGSLNLTDIVNSQSTGVGTMLGLPASFLDWHWLALFPMFIVFFISALAETNRPPFDLPEAESELVAGFMVEYGSTPYMMFMLGEYAAICLMCALTTILFLGGWLPPIDFWLFNWVPGIVWFVLKASLVFFMFAMVKAFVPRYRYDQLMRLGWKVFLPLSLAMVVIVAFVLKLTGWSA; from the coding sequence ATGGACGCTTTCATTTCAAGCTATGTGTGGCCTGCGGTCATTATGGTCGCCCAGTCGCTGCTGCTGCTAGTCGCGCTGCTTCTCTTCGTCGCCTATATCCTGCTGGCCGACCGCAAGATCTGGGCGGCCGTGCAGATGCGCCGCGGTCCGAACGTGGTGGGTCCGTGGGGCCTGTTCCAGTCGTTTGCGGACCTGTTGAAGTTCGTCTTCAAGGAGCCGGTGATTCCGGCCTCGGCCAACAAGGCGATCTTCCTGCTGGCGCCGCTCGTTTCCGTGACGCTCGCGCTCGCCACCTGGGCAGTGGTTCCGCTCAATGAGAACTGGGTGATCGCTAACATCAACGTTGGCATCCTCTACATTTTTGCCATCTCCTCGCTCGAGGTCTATGGCATCATCATGGGCGGCTGGGCTTCCAACTCGAAGTATGCGTTCCTGGGTGCGCTGCGCTCCGCCGCACAGATGATTTCCTATGAAGTCTCGATTGGCTTCGTCATCGTCACTGTGCTTCTGTGCGTCGGTTCGCTGAACCTGACCGATATCGTCAATTCGCAGAGCACCGGCGTCGGCACGATGCTCGGCCTGCCGGCCTCGTTCCTCGACTGGCATTGGCTGGCGCTGTTCCCGATGTTCATCGTGTTCTTCATCTCGGCGCTCGCCGAGACGAACCGCCCGCCCTTTGACCTGCCGGAAGCTGAATCCGAACTCGTCGCCGGCTTCATGGTCGAGTACGGCTCCACTCCCTACATGATGTTCATGCTCGGCGAATACGCAGCCATCTGTCTGATGTGCGCGCTGACCACCATCCTGTTCCTCGGCGGCTGGCTGCCTCCCATCGACTTCTGGCTGTTCAACTGGGTTCCGGGCATCGTTTGGTTCGTCCTCAAGGCCTCGCTCGTTTTCTTCATGTTCGCCATGGTGAAGGCATTCGTGCCGCGTTACCGCTACGACCAGCTGATGCGTCTCGGCTGGAAGGTCTTCCTTCCGCTCTCGCTCGCAATGGTCGTCATCGTCGCATTCGTGTTGAAGCTCACCGGCTGGTCCGCGTAA
- a CDS encoding NADH:ubiquinone oxidoreductase, producing the protein MNKPAGQEATATEVLPTEAAGADPFGFSPWLKEMPAAAIPPLMAHPVAAMAAATAIGFGLTSHFAGMVLGAMQGAAERAKGLLDEAEAKASARAEAPKPEPARAAVASAAVTPAEAGTKRKPATVRKGSGSNAGRTDDLKMISGIGPKLEQVLNGKGIFRFADIARWAALDVERIEAELGLDGRIARDGWVEQAKKLAKAKG; encoded by the coding sequence ATGAATAAGCCGGCAGGACAGGAAGCGACCGCAACCGAAGTCCTGCCGACGGAAGCCGCCGGCGCGGACCCCTTCGGGTTTTCGCCGTGGCTGAAGGAAATGCCTGCGGCGGCGATTCCGCCGCTGATGGCACACCCGGTCGCGGCGATGGCCGCGGCCACGGCGATCGGGTTCGGATTGACGAGCCACTTTGCCGGAATGGTCCTGGGGGCCATGCAGGGCGCTGCCGAACGGGCGAAGGGATTGCTCGACGAGGCGGAGGCTAAGGCAAGCGCCAGAGCCGAAGCGCCGAAGCCGGAACCGGCGAGGGCAGCTGTCGCGAGCGCGGCTGTTACCCCGGCTGAGGCGGGTACGAAACGCAAGCCGGCAACGGTTCGGAAAGGTTCCGGATCTAATGCCGGGCGGACCGACGACCTGAAGATGATTTCAGGGATCGGTCCAAAGCTGGAACAGGTGCTGAACGGCAAGGGGATTTTCCGCTTTGCCGATATCGCACGTTGGGCCGCTTTGGATGTGGAAAGGATCGAAGCCGAGCTTGGCCTCGACGGGCGGATTGCCCGCGATGGCTGGGTGGAGCAGGCAAAGAAGCTGGCGAAGGCAAAGGGCTGA
- a CDS encoding NADH-quinone oxidoreductase subunit B: MELTSGTTLVAPRAKGIIDPSTGKPVGADDAFFGEINNELADKGFLVTSTDELITWARTGSLMWMTFGLACCAVEMMQLSMPRYDVERFGFAPRASPRQSDVMIVAGTLTNKMAPALRKVYDQMPEPRYVISMGSCANGGGYYHYSYSVVRGCDRVVPVDIYVPGCPPTAEALLYGVLLLQKKIRRTGTIER; this comes from the coding sequence CGTGGCCCCTCGGGCCAAGGGGATCATCGATCCCTCGACCGGCAAGCCGGTCGGCGCTGACGATGCGTTTTTTGGCGAGATCAACAATGAGCTGGCCGACAAGGGTTTTCTGGTCACGTCCACGGACGAACTGATCACTTGGGCCCGCACGGGCTCCCTGATGTGGATGACCTTCGGTCTCGCCTGCTGTGCGGTCGAGATGATGCAGCTCTCGATGCCGCGCTACGACGTCGAGCGCTTCGGGTTCGCCCCGCGCGCTTCGCCACGCCAGTCGGACGTGATGATCGTCGCTGGCACGCTGACCAACAAGATGGCCCCTGCGCTGCGCAAGGTCTACGACCAGATGCCCGAGCCGCGCTACGTGATCTCGATGGGGTCGTGCGCGAACGGCGGTGGTTACTACCACTATTCCTATTCGGTGGTGCGCGGCTGCGACCGCGTCGTGCCGGTCGATATCTATGTGCCGGGCTGTCCTCCCACGGCCGAAGCGCTGCTCTACGGCGTGCTTCTGCTGCAGAAGAAGATCCGCCGCACCGGCACGATCGAGCGCTAA
- the nuoG gene encoding NADH-quinone oxidoreductase subunit NuoG: protein MAKLKVDGQEIEVPDHFTLLQACEEAGAEVPRFCFHERLSVAGNCRMCLVEVKGGPPKPAASCAMSVRDLRPGPNGEPPEVFTTTPMVKKAREGVMEFLLINHPLDCPICDQGGECDLQDQAMAFGIDSSRYQENKRAVEDKYIGPLVKTIMNRCIHCTRCVRFTTEVAGISELGLIGRGEDAEITTYLEQAMTSELQGNVVDLCPVGALTSKPFAFTARPWELNKTESIDVMDAVGSAIRVDTRGREVMRILPRVNEDINEEWISDKTRYIWDGLKTQRLDRPYVRKDGRLQPASWSEAFDAIKSAVSGKSGERIGAIAGDLASVEEMYALRELMTALGSKNIDCRQDGTALHPSFGRASYLFNPTIAGIEQADALLIVGANPRIEAAVLNARIRKRWRMDSFPIAVIGEQAELRYGYENLGAGPETLAELVDGSNKFAAVLKKAKHPMIIVGQGALSRTDGLAVLGNVVKLAESVGAVSAEWNGLAVLHTAASRVGGLDLGFVPGEGGKAASEILTETDVLFLLGADELDFAKKTAFTVYIGSHGDNAAHAADVILPGATYTEKSGTWVNTEGRVQMGNRAGFAPGEAREDWAILRALSDVLGKKLPFDSLAQLRAKLYAAHPHFAEINEISPVNSPDLAALAKKGGKMAKSGFASPVKDFYLTNPIARASAVMAECSALARNNFKAAAE from the coding sequence ATGGCAAAACTGAAAGTCGACGGACAAGAGATTGAAGTTCCGGATCATTTCACGCTGTTGCAGGCGTGCGAGGAGGCCGGCGCCGAAGTTCCGCGCTTCTGTTTCCACGAGCGGCTGTCGGTCGCCGGTAACTGCCGCATGTGTCTGGTCGAGGTAAAGGGTGGCCCGCCGAAGCCGGCTGCGTCCTGCGCCATGAGCGTGCGTGACCTGCGCCCCGGCCCGAACGGCGAGCCACCGGAAGTCTTTACCACCACGCCGATGGTCAAGAAGGCCCGCGAAGGCGTGATGGAGTTCCTGCTGATCAACCATCCGCTGGATTGCCCGATCTGCGACCAGGGTGGCGAATGCGACCTGCAGGACCAGGCGATGGCCTTCGGTATTGACAGCTCGCGCTACCAGGAAAATAAGCGCGCGGTCGAGGACAAGTACATCGGCCCGCTCGTCAAGACGATCATGAACCGCTGCATCCACTGCACGCGCTGCGTCCGGTTCACCACGGAAGTCGCCGGCATCAGCGAACTCGGCCTGATCGGCCGTGGCGAAGACGCCGAAATCACCACCTACCTCGAACAGGCCATGACCTCGGAACTGCAGGGCAACGTCGTCGACCTCTGCCCGGTCGGCGCGCTGACATCCAAGCCGTTCGCATTCACCGCCCGTCCGTGGGAACTGAACAAGACCGAGTCGATCGACGTGATGGACGCCGTCGGTTCGGCGATCCGCGTCGATACCCGCGGCCGCGAAGTCATGCGCATCCTGCCGCGCGTCAACGAGGACATCAACGAAGAGTGGATCTCCGACAAGACCCGCTACATCTGGGATGGCCTCAAGACCCAGCGTCTCGACCGCCCCTACGTTCGCAAGGACGGCCGCCTGCAGCCCGCAAGCTGGTCGGAAGCGTTTGACGCGATCAAGTCTGCCGTTTCCGGAAAATCGGGCGAGCGGATCGGCGCGATCGCCGGTGATCTGGCTTCCGTCGAGGAAATGTATGCGCTGCGCGAATTGATGACGGCGCTCGGCTCGAAGAACATCGACTGCCGTCAGGATGGTACCGCACTGCATCCCTCGTTCGGTCGCGCGAGCTACCTCTTCAACCCGACCATCGCCGGTATCGAACAGGCTGATGCGCTGCTCATCGTCGGCGCCAACCCGCGTATCGAGGCTGCGGTGCTGAACGCCCGCATTCGCAAGCGCTGGCGCATGGACAGCTTCCCCATCGCCGTGATCGGTGAACAGGCTGAGCTGCGCTACGGTTACGAGAATCTCGGCGCCGGGCCGGAAACGCTCGCCGAACTGGTGGATGGCTCGAACAAGTTCGCAGCTGTTCTGAAGAAGGCTAAGCATCCGATGATCATCGTCGGCCAGGGTGCGCTGTCGCGGACCGATGGCCTGGCCGTACTTGGTAACGTGGTCAAGCTGGCTGAGTCGGTCGGAGCGGTTTCGGCCGAGTGGAACGGTCTTGCGGTTCTCCACACCGCCGCTTCGCGCGTCGGCGGCCTCGACCTGGGCTTCGTGCCGGGCGAGGGGGGCAAGGCAGCTTCCGAGATACTGACCGAGACGGACGTCCTGTTCCTGCTTGGTGCGGATGAACTGGACTTCGCAAAGAAGACCGCTTTCACCGTCTACATCGGCTCCCACGGTGACAACGCCGCACACGCAGCCGACGTGATCCTGCCGGGCGCGACCTACACCGAGAAGTCGGGCACCTGGGTTAACACCGAAGGCCGCGTGCAGATGGGCAACCGCGCCGGCTTCGCCCCGGGCGAGGCTCGCGAGGACTGGGCGATCCTGCGCGCGCTTTCGGACGTGCTCGGCAAGAAGCTGCCGTTTGATTCGCTCGCGCAACTTCGCGCCAAGCTCTATGCGGCGCACCCGCATTTTGCGGAGATCAACGAGATCTCTCCGGTCAACAGCCCGGATCTTGCGGCACTTGCGAAAAAAGGCGGGAAGATGGCCAAATCCGGGTTTGCGTCTCCGGTCAAAGACTTCTATTTGACGAACCCGATAGCGCGCGCCTCCGCGGTCATGGCCGAGTGCTCGGCACTCGCCCGCAACAACTTCAAAGCCGCGGCGGAATAA